The following are encoded together in the Monodelphis domestica isolate mMonDom1 chromosome 5, mMonDom1.pri, whole genome shotgun sequence genome:
- the LOC100617582 gene encoding protein kinase C zeta type-like isoform X3 yields the protein MFYTTKMAQRDSSTFRLPEFFLQRLFKVLFERSSLGSQYCGCNVTLLRSMKNGAATGVEVICFYKEVFSVPILDKKKIYQELSQETNGITRLGHYILDKKSLYVDGYNPQMPPRSTKESVYHHGTRRWRKLYRMNGHLFQSKRFNRRAYCGQCSERLWCLGRQGYKCIDCKLLVHKGCHILVSRTCKRHMDLVMPSQEPQVEDKNDKVDLPSEENDGLAYVPSTWKHDSLKDDSGDIKPVIDGMDGIKISQGLGLQDFDLIRVIGRGSYAKVLLVRLKKNDQIYAMKVVKKKFVHDHENTNWVQTEKHVFEQASSNPFLVGLHSCFQTRSHLFLVIEYVNGGDLLFHMQRKNKLPEEHTRFYAAEICIALNFLHERGIIYRDLKLDNILLDTEGHIKLTDYGICKEGLGPGDTTRTFCGTPNYIAPEILRGEEYGFSVDWWALGVLMFEMMVGRSPFDIITDKLDMATEDDLFQVILEKPIQIPRFLSVKASRVLKGFLNKDPKGRLGCQPQTGFSDIKSHTFFRSIDWDLLEKKQALPPFQPQITDDYGLDNFDTQFTSEPVQLTPDDENVIKRIDQSEFEGFEYINPLLLSTEESV from the exons atgttTTATACAACCAAGATGGCTCAAAGGGATTCCAGCACATTCCGTCTTCCTGAATTTTTCCTGCAGCGCCTG ttcaAGGTATTGTTTGAAAGAAGCAGCCTTGGCTCTCAGTATTGTGGATGCAATGTGACCTTGCTGAG GTCTATGAAAAATGGGGCAGCAACAGGAGTGGAGGTTATATGTTTTTATAAGGAAGTTTTCTCTGTCCCCATCTTGGACAAGAAGAAGATTTACCAAGAGCTGAGTCAAGAGACTAATGGAATAACAAGGCTTGGACATTATATTCTAGATAAGAAAAGCCTCTATGTGGATG GGTATAACCCTCAGATGCCACCCCGCTCCACAAAAG AATCAGTCTACCACCATGGGACCAGAAGATGGAGGAAACTCTACCGAATGAATGGGCATCTGTTTCAATCCAAACGTTTTAACAGAAGAGCCTACTGTGGCCAGTGCAGTGAAAGGTTATGGTGTCTCGGAAGGCAAGGCTACAAGTGTATCGACTGCAAATTACTGGTCCATAAAGGTTGTCATATTCTTGTATCACGGACCTGCAAAAGGCATATGGATTTGGTGATGCCATCCCAAGAACCTCAAGTAGAggataaaaatgataaagttgACCTTCCCTCCGAAGAAAATGATGGACTCGCTTATGTTCCCTCAACCTGGAAACATGACAGCCTTAAAGATGATTCTGGGGACATTAAGCCAGTTATCGATGGGATGGATGGAATTAAAATATCTCAGGGGCTCGGGCTACAGGACTTTGATTTAATCAGAGTTATTGGACGGGGGAGTTATGCCAAAGTTCTCTTAGTGCGATTGAAAAAGAATGACCAGATTTATGCCATGAAGGTAGTCAAAAAGAAGTTCGTCCATGATCATGAAAACACCAACTGGGTGCAGACAGAGAAGCATGTATTTGAACAGGCCTCCAGTAACCCTTTCCTTGTTGGCCTGCACTCCTGCTTCCAAACAAGAAGTCACTTATTCCTTGTCATCGAGTATGTGAATGGAGGGGATCTTCTGTTTCATATGCAAAGGAAAAATAAGCTTCCGGAGGAACACACCAGGTTTTATGCTGCTGAAATATGTATTGCTCTAAACTTTCTCCACGAACGAGGAATTATCTACAGGGACTTAAAACTAGATAATATCCTCCTAGATACTGAAGGTCACATCAAATTAACAGATTATGGCATTTGCAAGGAAGGTTTGGGCCCAGGTGACACAACAAGGACTTTCTGTGGGACACCAAATTATATTGCCCCTGAAATCCTAAGGGGAGAAGAATACGGGTTCAGTGTGGACTGGTGGGCTCTTGGTGTCCTGATGTTTGAGATGATGGTAGGAAGATCGCCATTTGATATAATCACAGACAAATTGGACATGGCCACTGAAGATGACCTCTTCCAAGTTATCCTTGAGAAGCCTATTCAAATCCCCAGATTTCTCTCTGTCAAAGCTTCCCGtgttttaaaaggatttttaaataagGATCCCAAAGGGAGGCTTGGTTGCCAACCACAAACGGGATTTTCAGATATCAAATCTCATACGTTCTTCCGTAGCATAGACTGGGATCTGCTGGAGAAGAAGCAAGCCCTCCCTCCATTTCAGCCTCAGATAACTGATGATTATGGTCTGGATAACTTCGATACACAGTTCACCAGCGAACCTGTGCAGCTAACCCCAGATGATGAGAATGTAATAAAAAGAATAGACCAGTCAGAATTTGAAGGATTTGAATACATCAATCCTCTGTTGCTTTCTACAGAAGAGTCAGTGTGA